Proteins from a single region of Cryptosporangium phraense:
- the dnaB gene encoding replicative DNA helicase, with translation MAVSDEVEAYAPSGDFDRTPPQDLAAEQSVLGGMLLSKDAIADVVEIVRSHDFYKPAHALVFDTIIDLYGRGEPADPVTVVAALADRAELARVGGAPYVHTLIQQVPTAANAAYYARIVAERAILRRLVEAGTRIVQLGYGSAAGAGREVDDVVDMAQQAVYEITEKRTSDDYTVLEELLQPTMDEIEAIGATGGIMSGVPTGFVDLDRLTNGLHPGQLIIVAARPGLGKSTFGLDVARSASIRHQLTSCVFSLEMSKIEITMRLLSAEARVPLHNLRSGQLSEDDWTKLARRIGEVSEAPLFIDDSPNMTMMEIRAKARRLKQRHDLRLVVIDYLQLMSGNKRVESRQQEVAELSRGLKLLAKELEVPVIAASQLNRGPEQRTDKRPQLSDLRESGSIEQDADMVLLLHREDYYEKESPRAGEADFILAKHRNGPTDTVTVAFQGHFSRFVDMSTGV, from the coding sequence GTGGCCGTCAGCGACGAGGTCGAGGCCTACGCGCCATCGGGCGACTTCGATCGCACGCCCCCGCAGGATCTCGCGGCCGAGCAGAGCGTCCTCGGCGGCATGCTGCTCTCCAAGGACGCGATCGCGGACGTCGTCGAGATCGTTCGGTCGCACGACTTCTACAAGCCGGCCCACGCGCTGGTGTTCGACACGATCATCGATCTCTACGGCCGCGGTGAGCCGGCCGACCCGGTCACGGTGGTGGCCGCGCTGGCCGATCGGGCCGAGCTCGCCCGGGTCGGCGGCGCCCCGTACGTCCACACGCTGATCCAGCAGGTGCCCACGGCGGCCAACGCGGCCTACTACGCCCGCATCGTCGCCGAGCGCGCGATCCTGCGTCGCCTGGTCGAGGCCGGCACCCGCATCGTCCAGCTCGGCTACGGCTCGGCGGCCGGCGCCGGCCGTGAGGTGGACGACGTCGTCGACATGGCGCAGCAGGCGGTCTACGAGATCACCGAGAAGCGCACCAGCGACGACTACACGGTGCTCGAAGAGCTCCTCCAGCCGACGATGGACGAGATCGAGGCCATCGGCGCCACCGGCGGCATCATGAGCGGCGTCCCGACCGGGTTCGTCGACCTCGACCGGCTCACCAACGGCCTGCACCCGGGCCAGCTGATCATCGTGGCCGCCCGGCCCGGTCTCGGTAAGAGCACGTTCGGCCTCGACGTCGCCCGGTCGGCGTCGATCCGGCACCAGCTCACCTCGTGCGTCTTCAGCCTGGAGATGTCGAAGATCGAGATCACGATGCGTCTGCTCTCGGCCGAGGCCCGGGTGCCGCTGCACAACCTGCGGTCCGGCCAGCTCTCGGAAGACGACTGGACGAAGCTGGCCCGCCGCATCGGCGAGGTCAGCGAGGCGCCGCTGTTCATCGACGATTCGCCGAACATGACGATGATGGAGATCCGGGCCAAGGCGCGGCGCCTCAAGCAGCGCCACGACCTGCGGCTCGTCGTCATCGACTATCTGCAGCTGATGTCCGGCAACAAGCGGGTCGAGTCCCGCCAGCAAGAGGTCGCCGAGCTCTCCCGGGGGCTCAAGCTGCTGGCCAAGGAGCTCGAGGTGCCGGTCATCGCGGCCTCGCAGCTCAACCGCGGCCCCGAGCAGCGCACCGACAAGCGCCCCCAGCTCTCCGACCTGCGTGAGTCGGGCTCGATCGAGCAGGACGCCGACATGGTGCTCCTCCTGCACCGCGAGGACTACTACGAGAAGGAGTCCCCGCGGGCCGGCGAGGCCGACTTCATCCTGGCCAAGCACCGTAACGGCCCGACGGACACGGTCACGGTCGCCTTCCAGGGTCACTTCAGTCGATTTGTCGACATGAGCACCGGGGTCTAG
- a CDS encoding VOC family protein codes for MEQKLNVISLGVRDLDATRRFYVDGLGWKPHLDVPGEVIFLQVGHGLLLSLWDREAMAAEAGEVHRGSDAAPITLGHNVGSEDEVAAVLERATAAGGSILVPAERRAWGGVSGYFTDPDGFRWEVVHNPGIVFGDDGTITFAPLPG; via the coding sequence ATGGAACAGAAGCTGAACGTCATCTCGCTGGGCGTGCGCGATCTGGACGCCACCCGCCGGTTCTACGTCGACGGGCTCGGCTGGAAGCCGCACCTGGACGTGCCCGGGGAGGTCATCTTCCTCCAGGTCGGTCACGGCCTGCTCCTCTCGCTGTGGGACCGCGAGGCGATGGCGGCCGAGGCCGGCGAGGTTCACCGGGGTAGCGACGCGGCGCCGATCACGCTCGGGCACAACGTCGGCTCCGAGGACGAGGTCGCCGCCGTACTGGAACGTGCCACCGCAGCGGGCGGATCAATCCTCGTGCCGGCCGAACGTCGGGCTTGGGGCGGAGTGTCGGGGTATTTCACCGACCCGGACGGCTTCCGCTGGGAGGTCGTCCACAACCCGGGCATCGTCTTCGGCGACGACGGGACGATCACTTTCGCGCCGCTGCCCGGGTAG